A single Sulfurimonas aquatica DNA region contains:
- the rplA gene encoding 50S ribosomal protein L1 has product MSKRYKQLVEKIDNTKSYSVVDASATVKDLTSAKFDETVEIAMNLNVDPRHADQMVRGAIVLPHGTGKTVRVAVFAKGAKADEAKAAGADIVGTDDLVADIKAGVFNFDVVVAAPDCMGLVGQIGRILGPKGMMPNPKTGTVTPDVATAVKNVKGGQVNFRVDKKGNIHAGIGKASFGADQIAENLNSFVVAINKQKPASAKGRYIKNAVLSLTMSPAIKLDLVELADIK; this is encoded by the coding sequence ATGAGTAAAAGATACAAACAATTAGTAGAAAAAATTGATAATACAAAATCTTATTCAGTAGTAGACGCGTCTGCAACTGTTAAAGATTTAACTAGTGCAAAATTTGACGAAACTGTTGAAATTGCTATGAATTTAAATGTAGATCCACGTCATGCTGACCAGATGGTTCGTGGTGCAATAGTACTTCCTCATGGAACTGGTAAAACAGTTCGTGTTGCAGTATTTGCAAAGGGTGCTAAGGCTGATGAAGCTAAAGCTGCTGGTGCTGATATAGTTGGAACTGATGATTTAGTTGCAGATATCAAAGCAGGTGTATTTAATTTTGATGTAGTTGTTGCTGCACCAGATTGTATGGGACTTGTTGGTCAAATTGGTCGTATTTTAGGTCCAAAAGGTATGATGCCAAATCCTAAGACAGGTACTGTAACTCCTGATGTTGCAACAGCTGTTAAAAATGTTAAGGGTGGCCAAGTTAACTTTAGAGTTGACAAAAAAGGTAACATTCATGCAGGTATTGGTAAAGCAAGTTTTGGTGCTGATCAAATTGCTGAAAACTTAAACTCATTTGTTGTTGCAATAAATAAGCAAAAACCAGCTTCTGCAAAAGGTCGCTATATTAAAAATGCTGTTCTTAGTTTAACTATGAGCCCTGCTATTAAACTTGATTTAGTAGAGTTAGCAGACATTAAGTAA
- the rplJ gene encoding 50S ribosomal protein L10, which produces MLKSKKAEVINELTTSFANTTAVVICDYKGLTVSELEVLRKAARAKDTSVQVVKNTLATIALNNAEMSGVDIKDTNIFIWSDDVINAAKIAADFAKSNDKFVIKAGYLDKEPADVTKIEAFAKLPGREELLGMLAATWMAPITNMAVGIDALRKKKEEEA; this is translated from the coding sequence ATGTTAAAGTCAAAAAAAGCTGAAGTAATTAACGAGTTAACTACTTCATTTGCTAATACGACGGCAGTTGTTATATGTGACTACAAAGGTTTAACTGTAAGTGAACTTGAAGTATTACGTAAAGCTGCTCGTGCTAAAGATACAAGTGTTCAGGTTGTTAAAAATACCTTAGCAACAATTGCATTGAATAACGCAGAGATGAGTGGTGTAGACATTAAAGATACAAATATTTTTATTTGGTCTGATGATGTTATTAATGCTGCAAAAATTGCTGCTGATTTCGCTAAAAGCAATGATAAATTTGTTATCAAAGCTGGTTATTTAGATAAAGAACCTGCAGACGTGACTAAAATCGAAGCATTCGCTAAACTTCCTGGTCGTGAAGAACTTCTTGGTATGCTTGCTGCTACTTGGATGGCTCCAATCACAAATATGGCTGTTGGAATCGATGCTCTTAGAAAGAAAAAAGAAGAGGAAGCATAG
- the rplL gene encoding 50S ribosomal protein L7/L12, which translates to MAVTKEDVLEFISGLSVLELSELVKEFEEKFGVSAQPVAVAGGAAAGGAAAEEKTEFDVVLTDVGAKKIGVIKAVRALTGLGLKEAKEACEALPSTIKEGVDKDTADEAKAALEEAGAVVEVK; encoded by the coding sequence ATGGCTGTAACTAAAGAAGACGTATTAGAATTTATCTCTGGTTTATCTGTTCTTGAGCTTTCTGAGCTTGTAAAAGAATTTGAAGAAAAATTTGGTGTATCTGCTCAACCTGTAGCGGTTGCTGGTGGTGCTGCTGCTGGTGGAGCTGCTGCTGAAGAAAAAACTGAATTTGATGTAGTACTTACTGACGTTGGCGCTAAGAAAATTGGTGTTATTAAAGCTGTTCGTGCTCTTACTGGTTTAGGACTTAAAGAAGCTAAAGAAGCTTGTGAAGCTTTACCATCTACAATCAAAGAGGGTGTAGATAAAGATACTGCTGATGAAGCTAAAGCTGCTTTAGAAGAAGCTGGTGCAGTAGTAGAAGTTAAGTAA
- the rpoB gene encoding DNA-directed RNA polymerase subunit beta has protein sequence MLNTLYSGNRLRVDFSKTPQEIEVPNLLQLQQSSYDKFLMIDAKDRSLSGIENVFQSAFPIHDSQNRLTVEYIGSEVANPKYTVRECMERGLTYAVSLRMKTRLVLWDRDENTKEKLGVKDIKEQSIFVRDIPLMTDRTSFIINGVERVVVNQLHRSPGVIFKEEESTTAGNKLIYTGQIIPDRGSWLYFEYDPKDILYMRINKRRKVPITIMFRALGYSKQDILKLFYPIQTISIHDNNFTIAFNPKDYAVRISYDLVDLDGKIIVAAGKRLSVKKSQKLVEDGLATVQYPLEILLDRYLAEAIIDPETGEVLFDAMTRIDETKLKKLAEIGVTEFKIANDLAEGVDRSVINAFNADADSLKLLKQTEEIEDENDLAAIRIYKVMRPGEPVTKEAARIFVNQLFFDPERYDLTRVGRMKMNHKLGLNIPEYVTVLTHQDVIESVKYVIKVKNGQGHIDDRDHLGNRRIRSIGELLGNELHNGLVKMQKAIRDKLSTMSGPMQELMPHDLINSKMITSTIMEFFSGGQLSQFMDQTNPLSEVTHKRRLSALGEGGLVKERAGFEVRDVHPTHYGRICPIETPEGQNIGLINTLATYSKVNEHGFIEAPYKVMKDGKITSEVIYLTATQEEGVKIAAASNKVDENNQFIDDLIAVRQDGEILLRDPSECEYADLSSHMVVGVAASLIPFLEHDDANRALMGSNMQRQAVPLLRVNSPMVGTGVEKLVARDSWECVKANRGGKIEKVDGKHIYVMGEEDGEIYIDYYPLQKNLRTNQNTSFTQKPIVNVGDIVSKGQIIADGPNMDQGELALGVNAMVAFMPWNGYNFEDAIVISERMIRKDQFTSVHIYEKEVEARELKHGVEEITRDIPNVRDDELAHLDESGIVKIGTNVRGGMILVGKVSPKGEVKPTPEERLLRAIFGEKAGHVVNKSLYCPPSMEGVIVDIKVFTKKGYDKDPCALALEKEERDYLEREHYDRLLMIDKEEMLRVTKLLTREPLSSDIKIGETEYKAGDTINGEDLAEVNRFAMNAIVKSFSENIQNEYTKTKNHFQKQKRVFRDEHEEKLTILEKDDILPNGVVKYVKIYVATKRQLKVGDKMAGRHGNKGIVSIIVPEVDMPYMEDGRSVDVCLNPLGVPSRMNIGQILEMHLGMAGRELGNQIQEQFETKQKDYIDNMRSKMIEIADVAGMMNAVKVIGAMSDDEFLKYARDWAKGGVRFATPIFEGVNAVEFEKLYKLANMDTDGKVVLYDGKTGAKIKERVNVGYMYVLKLHHLVDEKIHARSTGPYSLVTQQPVGGKALFGGQRFGEMEVWALEAYGASAVLKEMLTIKSDDVDGRVRAYKALTKGELVPASGIPETLFVLTKELQALALDVEIMDEVEDDE, from the coding sequence ATGTTAAACACTTTATATTCCGGAAACCGTCTTCGTGTAGATTTCTCTAAAACACCTCAAGAAATTGAAGTACCAAACTTATTACAACTACAACAAAGTTCATATGATAAATTTTTAATGATAGATGCTAAGGACAGATCACTTAGTGGAATTGAAAATGTATTTCAATCTGCCTTTCCTATTCATGATTCACAAAATAGATTAACAGTAGAGTATATAGGTAGTGAAGTAGCTAACCCTAAATATACTGTACGTGAATGTATGGAACGTGGACTTACTTATGCAGTTAGTCTTAGAATGAAAACTCGCCTTGTCCTATGGGATAGAGATGAAAACACTAAAGAAAAACTTGGTGTTAAAGATATAAAAGAGCAAAGTATATTTGTTCGTGATATCCCTCTTATGACTGATAGAACTTCTTTCATTATTAACGGCGTTGAGCGTGTTGTTGTAAATCAACTTCACCGTTCTCCAGGTGTTATTTTTAAAGAGGAAGAGTCTACAACTGCTGGTAACAAGCTTATCTATACTGGTCAAATTATTCCAGATCGCGGTTCATGGTTATATTTTGAGTATGATCCAAAAGATATTCTTTATATGAGAATTAACAAACGCCGTAAAGTGCCTATTACTATTATGTTCCGTGCTTTAGGCTACTCAAAACAAGATATATTAAAACTTTTTTATCCAATACAAACTATTAGCATACATGATAATAATTTCACTATTGCGTTTAATCCCAAAGATTATGCTGTAAGAATCTCTTACGATTTAGTTGACTTAGACGGAAAAATTATTGTTGCAGCTGGAAAAAGATTATCAGTGAAAAAATCTCAAAAGTTAGTAGAAGATGGTCTTGCAACTGTTCAATACCCTTTAGAGATTCTTTTAGATAGATATCTTGCTGAAGCTATTATTGACCCGGAGACAGGTGAAGTTCTTTTTGATGCGATGACTCGTATTGATGAAACTAAACTTAAAAAGTTAGCTGAAATAGGTGTAACTGAGTTTAAAATTGCAAATGATTTAGCTGAAGGCGTAGATAGATCAGTTATTAATGCATTTAACGCTGATGCAGATTCACTTAAACTTCTTAAGCAAACAGAAGAGATAGAAGATGAGAATGATTTAGCTGCTATTCGTATTTATAAAGTAATGCGTCCAGGTGAGCCAGTTACTAAAGAAGCAGCACGTATATTTGTAAATCAACTTTTCTTTGATCCAGAGAGATATGATTTAACTCGCGTTGGTCGTATGAAAATGAACCATAAATTAGGACTTAATATTCCTGAATATGTAACAGTGTTAACGCATCAAGATGTTATTGAGTCAGTTAAGTATGTTATTAAAGTTAAAAATGGTCAAGGTCATATTGATGATAGAGATCACTTAGGTAACCGTCGTATCCGTTCTATTGGTGAGCTTTTAGGTAATGAGTTACATAATGGTCTTGTTAAAATGCAAAAAGCTATTCGTGACAAACTCTCAACTATGAGTGGTCCAATGCAAGAACTTATGCCACATGATTTAATCAATTCTAAAATGATTACTTCTACTATTATGGAATTCTTTTCAGGTGGTCAACTTTCTCAGTTTATGGATCAAACAAATCCACTCTCTGAAGTAACGCATAAACGTCGTTTGTCTGCGCTTGGTGAAGGTGGTCTTGTTAAAGAGAGAGCCGGCTTTGAAGTACGTGACGTTCACCCTACTCACTATGGTAGAATCTGTCCAATTGAGACTCCAGAGGGTCAAAATATTGGTCTTATCAATACTCTTGCAACTTACTCAAAAGTAAATGAGCATGGATTTATTGAAGCACCATACAAAGTAATGAAAGATGGAAAGATCACTTCTGAAGTTATTTATTTAACTGCTACTCAAGAAGAGGGTGTAAAAATTGCAGCTGCTTCTAATAAAGTAGATGAAAATAATCAGTTTATTGATGACCTTATTGCTGTTAGACAAGATGGAGAGATACTTTTACGTGATCCTTCAGAGTGTGAATATGCAGACCTTTCATCACATATGGTTGTTGGTGTTGCAGCTTCTCTTATTCCTTTCCTTGAGCATGATGATGCCAATCGTGCGCTTATGGGATCAAATATGCAGCGTCAAGCGGTTCCACTTTTACGTGTAAATTCTCCAATGGTTGGAACAGGAGTTGAAAAACTTGTTGCTCGTGACTCATGGGAATGTGTAAAAGCAAATCGTGGCGGGAAGATAGAAAAAGTTGATGGTAAACACATATATGTAATGGGTGAAGAAGATGGAGAAATCTATATTGATTATTATCCATTACAGAAAAACCTTAGAACGAATCAAAATACTTCGTTTACTCAAAAACCAATAGTTAATGTTGGTGACATTGTTAGTAAAGGACAAATTATTGCTGATGGTCCAAACATGGATCAAGGTGAGTTAGCACTTGGTGTTAACGCTATGGTTGCGTTTATGCCATGGAATGGTTATAACTTTGAGGATGCTATCGTTATCTCTGAGCGTATGATTCGTAAAGATCAATTTACTTCTGTTCACATTTATGAAAAAGAAGTTGAAGCTCGTGAACTTAAGCATGGCGTTGAAGAGATTACTCGTGATATTCCAAATGTTAGAGATGACGAGCTAGCTCATTTAGATGAGTCTGGTATTGTTAAAATTGGTACTAATGTTAGAGGTGGTATGATTTTAGTTGGTAAAGTTTCTCCTAAGGGTGAAGTTAAACCAACTCCAGAAGAGCGTCTCCTTCGTGCTATATTTGGTGAAAAAGCTGGTCATGTAGTAAATAAATCACTCTATTGTCCCCCATCTATGGAAGGAGTAATCGTTGATATTAAAGTATTTACTAAAAAAGGTTATGACAAAGACCCTTGTGCTCTTGCGTTAGAAAAAGAAGAGAGAGATTACTTAGAGCGTGAACACTATGATAGACTTCTTATGATAGATAAAGAAGAGATGTTAAGAGTTACAAAACTTCTTACTCGTGAACCACTATCTTCTGATATTAAAATAGGTGAAACAGAGTATAAGGCTGGAGATACTATTAATGGTGAAGATCTTGCAGAAGTAAATCGTTTTGCTATGAATGCCATTGTTAAATCATTCTCAGAAAATATTCAAAATGAGTATACTAAGACTAAAAACCATTTTCAAAAACAAAAGCGTGTATTTAGAGATGAGCATGAAGAAAAACTTACTATATTAGAAAAAGATGACATCCTTCCAAATGGTGTTGTTAAATATGTAAAGATTTATGTAGCTACAAAACGCCAACTTAAAGTTGGTGATAAAATGGCTGGACGTCACGGAAATAAAGGTATTGTATCTATTATAGTTCCTGAAGTTGATATGCCATATATGGAAGATGGACGTTCAGTTGATGTATGTCTTAATCCACTTGGTGTACCTTCACGTATGAATATTGGACAGATCTTAGAGATGCACCTTGGTATGGCTGGGCGTGAGCTTGGAAACCAGATACAAGAGCAGTTTGAGACTAAACAAAAAGATTACATTGATAATATGCGTTCTAAAATGATCGAAATAGCTGATGTTGCAGGAATGATGAATGCAGTAAAAGTAATTGGTGCGATGAGTGATGATGAATTCTTAAAGTATGCTAGAGACTGGGCAAAAGGTGGAGTTCGTTTTGCAACACCAATTTTTGAAGGTGTAAATGCCGTCGAATTTGAAAAACTCTACAAATTAGCGAATATGGATACTGATGGTAAAGTCGTACTTTATGATGGTAAAACTGGGGCTAAAATAAAAGAGCGTGTTAATGTTGGATATATGTATGTTCTTAAACTACATCACTTAGTTGATGAGAAAATTCATGCTCGTTCAACTGGACCTTACTCTCTAGTAACGCAACAGCCGGTTGGTGGTAAAGCACTATTTGGTGGCCAAAGATTTGGAGAGATGGAAGTTTGGGCTCTTGAAGCTTATGGTGCATCTGCTGTACTTAAAGAGATGTTGACTATTAAGTCTGATGATGTAGATGGCCGTGTACGTGCATATAAAGCACTTACTAAAGGCGAGTTAGTACCAGCTTCAGGTATTCCTGAAACACTATTTGTTTTAACAAAAGAACTTCAAGCACTTGCTCTTGATGTTGAGATTATGGACGAGGTGGAAGACGATGAGTAA
- the rpoC gene encoding DNA-directed RNA polymerase subunit beta' has translation MSKLVPVEVTEENRPKDIKQLQFRLASPEKVMSWSNGEVKKPETINYRTLKPERDGLFCAKIFGPVRDYECLCGKYKKMRYKGVVCEKCGVEVTSTKVRRTRMGHIELVTPVAHIWYVSSLPSRIGTLLGIKMKDLERVLYYEAYIVESGGESYYDAEAKTPVLQYDVLNEEQYRTLVQRFGELGFKARMGGEVIRDLLDSIDLVDLFTNLKEAITQTKSEAKKKTINKRLKVIESFLNSGNNPAWMMLTVLPVLPPDLRPLVSLDGGKFAVSDVNDLYRRVINRNQRLKRLVELEAPEIIVRNEKRMLQESVDALFDNGRRANAVKGANKRPLKSLSEIIKGKQGRFRQNLLGKRVDFSGRSVIVVGPSLAMDECGLPKKMALELFKPHLIAKLEDKGYATTVKAAKKMIEEKTNEVWECLAEIVDGYPIMLNRAPTLHKLSIQAFHPKLIDGKAIQLHPLVCAAFNADFDGDQMAVHVPLSSAAIAECKVLMLASMNIMLPASGKAIATPSQDMVLGIYYVSLEKNNVKGSNKLFANVDEIRIALEHDALDLHAKVRTRVDGRIIHTTAGRLLIKAILPDFVPSELWNRVMKKKYINEVVDYVQKHGGIGITAGFLDKLKDLGFKHATESGVSISADDIRIPEMKAGKIAESKARVIEIQKQFEAGLLTEQERYNKIIDVWTDTNNTLASEMMDLVQNDKDGFNSIHMMADSGARGSAAQIRQLAGMRGLMAKPSGDIIETPIISNFKEGLNVIEYFISTHGARKGLADTALKTANAGYLTRKLVDVAQNVKVVEHDCHTHEGIEISDISDQNTLIESLEDRLNGRVLADDVIDPISNEILYAEGTLLDEVSAKVISEAGIKTAHIRTPTTCKSEAGICALCYGVNLATGHIVRTGEAVGIVAAQSIGEPGTQLTLRTFHVGGTASSTAQERQVIATREGFIRYYNLKTYASKDGKNIVANRRNAAILLVEPKIKAPFAGKVEIQTIHDEVLISVVGKKDTVRYVLRKNEIAKPNELAGVSGQIEGKYYFPYETGSTVEEDESIVETIKDGWNVPSRIPYASELLVDNGAPVTQKILSTEEGTVKYFLLKGDYLERFDGVKAGYEVVEKGLFATVVDANNREAVRHYIARGSVIVADDNESVDATSMIAKPSSDESVVIAEWDPYSNPIISEANGVVSYEDIIAGTTATEQLDELTGKTRLMVNDHISSEYKPTIVLATEDGELLRYAIEPKSSIFVSDGATVKVADIIAKTPKALQKSSDITGGLPRVSELFEGRRPKATALISEIDGVVSFGKMLRGKVRVIVSNTENGIIKEYFVDKSHEPVVSPGDFVHAGERLTTGILSSHELLRIMGVKALYNYLVSEVQQVYRSQGVNIADKHIEVIFTQMLRQIKIVKSGDTKFIEGDLISKAKFAAENEKIIRLGGRPAIAEPFLVGITRAAVSADSIISAASFQDTTKVLTEAAVSAKVDDLNNLKENVIIGRTIPVGTGIYKDQNVMFAATED, from the coding sequence ATGAGTAAATTAGTACCAGTAGAAGTAACCGAAGAAAATAGACCAAAAGATATTAAACAACTACAATTCCGTTTAGCATCACCTGAAAAGGTAATGTCATGGAGTAATGGTGAAGTAAAAAAGCCTGAAACTATTAACTACCGTACACTCAAACCTGAGCGTGATGGACTTTTTTGTGCAAAAATATTTGGACCTGTAAGAGATTACGAGTGTCTTTGTGGTAAATATAAAAAGATGCGTTATAAAGGTGTTGTATGTGAAAAATGTGGTGTTGAAGTAACATCTACTAAAGTTCGTCGTACTCGTATGGGTCACATTGAACTTGTAACTCCTGTTGCACACATCTGGTATGTATCTTCTTTACCATCTCGTATTGGTACTCTTTTAGGTATCAAGATGAAAGACCTTGAGCGTGTACTTTATTATGAAGCTTACATCGTTGAATCAGGTGGAGAATCTTACTATGACGCAGAAGCAAAAACTCCTGTTCTTCAGTATGACGTTTTAAACGAAGAACAGTACAGAACTCTAGTTCAGCGTTTTGGTGAGTTAGGATTTAAAGCTCGTATGGGTGGAGAGGTTATTCGTGACTTACTTGACTCAATTGATTTAGTAGATCTATTTACAAATCTTAAAGAAGCAATAACACAAACAAAATCTGAAGCTAAAAAGAAAACTATTAACAAACGTCTTAAAGTTATTGAGTCATTTTTAAATAGTGGAAATAATCCTGCATGGATGATGTTGACTGTATTGCCAGTTCTTCCACCAGATTTACGTCCACTTGTATCACTTGATGGTGGTAAATTTGCTGTTTCAGATGTAAATGACCTGTATCGCCGTGTTATTAACCGTAACCAGCGTTTGAAGCGTTTAGTTGAACTAGAAGCTCCAGAGATTATTGTACGTAATGAAAAACGTATGTTGCAAGAGTCAGTTGATGCACTATTTGATAATGGTCGTCGTGCAAATGCAGTTAAAGGTGCTAACAAACGCCCACTTAAATCATTAAGTGAAATCATTAAAGGTAAGCAAGGGCGTTTCCGTCAGAATCTTCTTGGAAAACGTGTTGACTTTTCTGGTCGTTCTGTAATTGTTGTTGGGCCATCTTTAGCTATGGATGAGTGTGGACTACCTAAGAAAATGGCTCTTGAGCTATTTAAGCCACACTTGATTGCAAAACTAGAAGATAAAGGTTATGCGACAACTGTTAAAGCTGCTAAGAAGATGATCGAAGAAAAAACTAATGAAGTATGGGAGTGTCTTGCAGAGATTGTTGATGGTTATCCAATTATGCTTAACCGTGCGCCAACTCTTCATAAGCTTTCAATTCAAGCGTTTCACCCTAAGCTAATTGATGGTAAGGCTATTCAGCTTCACCCATTAGTTTGTGCTGCATTTAATGCCGATTTCGATGGGGATCAAATGGCAGTTCACGTTCCTTTATCTTCTGCAGCTATTGCAGAGTGTAAAGTACTTATGCTTGCATCTATGAATATTATGCTTCCTGCATCTGGTAAGGCAATCGCTACACCATCACAGGATATGGTACTTGGTATTTACTATGTATCACTAGAGAAAAATAATGTTAAAGGTTCTAACAAACTATTTGCAAATGTAGATGAGATTAGAATTGCACTTGAACATGATGCTCTTGACTTACATGCAAAAGTAAGAACACGCGTTGATGGTCGTATTATTCATACTACTGCTGGGCGTTTACTTATTAAAGCAATTCTTCCAGATTTTGTACCTTCAGAACTTTGGAATAGAGTAATGAAGAAAAAGTATATCAATGAAGTAGTTGATTACGTTCAAAAACACGGTGGTATTGGTATTACTGCAGGTTTTCTTGATAAACTTAAAGATTTAGGTTTCAAGCATGCAACAGAGTCTGGAGTTTCTATCTCTGCTGATGATATTCGTATACCTGAGATGAAAGCTGGTAAAATTGCTGAGTCTAAAGCAAGAGTTATTGAGATTCAAAAGCAGTTTGAAGCTGGTCTTTTAACTGAACAAGAACGTTACAATAAAATTATTGATGTTTGGACAGATACAAATAATACACTTGCTTCTGAAATGATGGATCTTGTTCAAAATGATAAAGATGGATTTAACTCTATTCATATGATGGCTGACTCTGGTGCTCGTGGTTCTGCTGCACAGATCCGTCAACTTGCCGGTATGCGTGGTCTAATGGCTAAACCTTCAGGTGATATTATTGAAACGCCAATTATCTCAAACTTTAAAGAGGGACTTAATGTAATTGAGTACTTCATTTCAACTCACGGTGCTCGTAAGGGTCTTGCCGATACAGCACTTAAAACAGCAAATGCGGGTTACCTTACTCGTAAACTTGTTGATGTTGCACAAAATGTTAAAGTTGTTGAGCATGATTGTCATACACACGAAGGTATTGAGATTTCAGATATATCTGATCAAAATACACTAATTGAGTCTTTAGAAGATAGACTTAATGGTCGTGTTTTAGCTGATGACGTGATCGATCCTATCTCAAATGAGATTCTGTACGCTGAGGGTACTCTTCTTGATGAAGTAAGTGCTAAAGTTATATCTGAAGCAGGTATTAAAACAGCACACATTAGAACGCCAACTACTTGTAAAAGTGAAGCTGGAATCTGTGCACTTTGTTATGGTGTGAATCTTGCAACTGGTCATATTGTAAGAACAGGTGAAGCTGTTGGTATTGTTGCTGCTCAGTCAATTGGTGAGCCAGGTACTCAGCTTACGCTACGTACTTTCCACGTTGGTGGAACTGCATCTTCAACTGCTCAAGAGAGACAAGTTATAGCAACTCGTGAAGGTTTTATTCGTTACTATAACCTTAAAACTTATGCATCTAAAGATGGGAAAAATATCGTTGCTAATAGAAGAAATGCTGCTATTCTTTTAGTTGAACCTAAAATTAAAGCGCCATTTGCAGGTAAAGTAGAAATACAAACTATTCACGATGAAGTACTTATAAGTGTAGTAGGTAAAAAAGATACAGTACGTTATGTACTACGTAAGAATGAGATTGCTAAGCCAAATGAACTTGCGGGTGTAAGTGGACAGATTGAAGGTAAATACTACTTCCCATATGAGACTGGAAGTACAGTAGAAGAAGATGAATCAATTGTTGAGACAATTAAAGATGGCTGGAATGTTCCATCACGTATCCCTTATGCATCTGAACTGTTAGTTGATAATGGAGCTCCTGTAACACAGAAGATTCTTTCTACTGAAGAGGGTACTGTTAAGTATTTCTTACTTAAAGGTGATTACCTTGAGAGATTTGATGGCGTTAAAGCTGGATATGAAGTAGTTGAAAAAGGTCTTTTTGCAACTGTAGTAGATGCAAATAACCGTGAAGCTGTACGTCACTATATCGCTCGTGGATCTGTAATAGTTGCAGATGATAATGAAAGTGTTGATGCTACAAGTATGATAGCTAAACCTTCATCTGATGAGTCTGTTGTTATTGCTGAGTGGGATCCATACTCTAACCCTATTATTTCTGAAGCAAATGGTGTTGTTAGTTATGAAGATATTATAGCTGGTACAACAGCAACAGAGCAGTTAGATGAACTTACTGGTAAAACTCGTCTTATGGTTAATGATCATATTTCATCTGAGTACAAGCCAACAATCGTTCTTGCAACAGAAGATGGTGAACTACTTCGTTATGCAATTGAGCCTAAGTCATCTATATTTGTTAGTGATGGTGCAACTGTTAAAGTGGCAGATATTATTGCTAAAACACCAAAAGCACTTCAAAAATCATCAGATATTACTGGGGGTCTTCCTCGTGTATCTGAACTTTTTGAAGGTCGTCGTCCAAAAGCAACGGCACTTATCTCTGAGATAGATGGTGTTGTAAGTTTTGGTAAAATGCTTCGTGGTAAAGTAAGAGTAATAGTAAGTAACACTGAAAATGGAATTATCAAAGAGTACTTTGTTGATAAATCACATGAGCCAGTTGTTAGCCCGGGAGATTTTGTACATGCAGGTGAGCGTTTAACTACAGGTATTTTATCTTCACATGAGTTACTTCGTATTATGGGTGTTAAAGCACTTTATAACTACCTAGTATCTGAAGTTCAACAAGTTTACCGTTCTCAAGGTGTTAATATTGCTGATAAGCATATTGAAGTTATCTTTACTCAAATGTTACGTCAGATCAAAATTGTTAAGTCTGGAGATACTAAGTTTATAGAGGGAGATTTAATCTCTAAAGCAAAATTTGCTGCTGAGAATGAAAAAATCATTCGTCTTGGTGGTCGTCCTGCGATTGCTGAGCCTTTCCTTGTTGGTATCACAAGAGCTGCTGTATCTGCTGATAGTATTATCTCAGCTGCATCTTTCCAAGATACAACTAAAGTTCTAACAGAAGCTGCAGTATCAGCTAAAGTTGATGATCTTAACAACTTAAAAGAGAATGTAATTATCGGTCGTACTATTCCAGTAGGAACAGGTATTTATAAAGATCAAAATGTTATGTTCGCTGCTACTGAAGATTAG
- the rpsL gene encoding 30S ribosomal protein S12, translating to MPTINQLIRNERKRVIKKSKSPALVSCPQRRGVCTRVYTTTPKKPNSALRKVAKVRLTSGFEVISYIGGEGHNLQEHSIVLVRGGRIKDLPGVKYHIVRGALDTAGVANRMVARSKYGTKRPKK from the coding sequence ATGCCTACAATCAATCAACTGATTCGTAATGAGCGTAAACGTGTGATTAAGAAATCAAAATCACCAGCTCTTGTTTCATGTCCACAGCGTCGTGGTGTATGTACTCGTGTTTATACGACTACACCAAAAAAACCTAACTCGGCTTTAAGAAAAGTTGCAAAAGTTAGATTAACATCTGGTTTTGAGGTAATCTCATATATCGGTGGTGAAGGTCATAATCTTCAAGAACACTCAATCGTACTTGTACGTGGTGGTCGTATTAAAGATTTACCTGGTGTTAAATACCATATCGTTCGTGGTGCTCTTGATACTGCTGGTGTTGCTAACCGTATGGTTGCTCGTTCTAAATACGGAACAAAACGTCCAAAAAAATAG